Proteins from a genomic interval of Actinoalloteichus hymeniacidonis:
- a CDS encoding LysR family transcriptional regulator yields the protein MRYDLDDLRLFLHVVDEGSITAGARRMHLSLPSASARVRALEHHAGVTLLVRGRRGVRPTPAGSTLARHAHEVLAQTALLEGAVASYARPSAAPLVLLAGGSAMHRFVPQALVSFLRSHPDVDVTVSECRTPETMRLLAAGEADLGIVQSHEAIGDELPIEALGDDSLVAIGQAGGVLVDRAAVSYREVAEHPLVGLGPGSSLQHWIETSLGANAPAARFRTLVPDLTTLIALAVAGVGLAVVPRRSVAPESAVEVCELTDSWARRAHLLCWGARERGEPEIRTALADHLRAAARRGTEGGSSIVDGHQS from the coding sequence GTGCGCTACGACCTGGACGACCTACGGCTGTTCCTGCATGTGGTGGACGAGGGGTCGATCACCGCAGGGGCCCGCCGGATGCACCTGAGCCTGCCCTCGGCCAGTGCGCGGGTCCGGGCCCTGGAGCATCACGCCGGGGTGACGCTGCTGGTCCGAGGTCGACGAGGCGTGCGTCCCACCCCGGCAGGGAGCACGTTGGCCCGACACGCTCACGAGGTTCTCGCCCAGACCGCGCTGTTGGAAGGCGCGGTTGCCAGTTATGCACGTCCCTCGGCGGCACCGTTGGTGCTCCTGGCGGGCGGTTCGGCGATGCATCGATTCGTGCCGCAGGCGCTGGTCTCGTTTCTGCGCAGTCATCCCGACGTCGACGTCACCGTCAGCGAATGTCGCACCCCCGAGACCATGCGCTTGCTGGCGGCGGGCGAGGCCGATCTCGGCATCGTCCAGAGCCACGAGGCGATCGGCGACGAGCTGCCGATCGAGGCGTTGGGTGACGACTCCTTGGTGGCGATCGGCCAGGCCGGTGGGGTGCTGGTGGACCGGGCCGCCGTGTCCTATCGGGAAGTCGCCGAACATCCGCTGGTCGGTCTCGGGCCCGGTTCCTCCCTTCAGCATTGGATCGAGACGAGCCTCGGGGCGAACGCTCCCGCAGCCCGTTTTCGCACGCTGGTCCCGGATCTGACCACGCTGATCGCGTTGGCCGTCGCGGGTGTCGGGCTGGCCGTGGTGCCTCGCCGATCCGTCGCGCCGGAGTCCGCCGTGGAGGTCTGCGAGTTGACCGATTCCTGGGCTCGCCGCGCCCACCTGCTGTGTTGGGGTGCTCGGGAACGCGGCGAGCCGGAGATCCGGACCGCGTTGGCCGATCACCTACGAGCCGCCGCGCGGCGGGGGACGGAGGGTGGCTCCTCGATAGTCGACGGGCATCAGAGTTAG
- a CDS encoding aldo/keto reductase, giving the protein MQYRVLGRTGIKVSPYALGTMMLGAIGNTDHEDSIRIVHRALDAGINFVDTADRYSQGESEEIVGKALKGRRDDVVLATKFWGPMGEDPNRQGGSRRWIITAVEDSLRRLQTDHLDLYQLHRPDPDTDIEETLSALSDLVRSGKVRAIGSSAMPASDIVEAQWVAQRRGLQPFRTEQPTYSILNRGIEAEVLPVAQRYGMGTLVWSPLAKGMLTGRIRKGQQTDLRRAAIFDSFTDEHRLDVIERLVPLAEEAGLPMTHLAMAFAIAHPGVTSAIIGPRTMDHLDDLLAGAEVTLTDEILDRIDEIVPPGTDIGVPDLSAYLPPALQNPGLRRRPATERAAS; this is encoded by the coding sequence ATGCAGTACCGCGTTCTCGGCCGGACCGGCATCAAGGTCAGCCCCTACGCACTCGGCACGATGATGTTGGGCGCCATCGGCAACACCGACCACGAGGATTCGATCCGCATCGTCCACCGAGCGCTGGATGCCGGAATCAACTTCGTCGACACCGCCGACCGATACTCGCAGGGCGAGTCGGAGGAGATCGTGGGCAAGGCGCTGAAAGGGCGGCGTGACGACGTCGTCCTGGCCACGAAGTTCTGGGGACCGATGGGAGAGGATCCCAATCGGCAGGGCGGCTCGCGACGCTGGATCATCACCGCGGTAGAGGACTCGCTGCGGCGTCTGCAGACCGACCATCTCGATCTCTACCAATTGCACCGCCCGGACCCCGACACCGACATCGAGGAGACACTCTCCGCGCTGTCGGACCTCGTCCGCAGTGGGAAGGTCCGGGCCATCGGGTCCTCCGCGATGCCGGCCTCCGACATCGTCGAAGCCCAATGGGTGGCGCAGCGGCGCGGCTTACAACCCTTCCGAACGGAACAACCGACCTACTCGATCCTCAACCGAGGCATCGAAGCGGAAGTACTGCCCGTTGCTCAACGCTACGGAATGGGCACGCTGGTATGGAGTCCGCTCGCGAAGGGGATGCTCACCGGACGCATCCGAAAGGGACAGCAGACCGACCTGCGCCGCGCTGCCATCTTCGACAGCTTCACCGATGAGCATCGCCTCGACGTCATCGAGCGGCTCGTTCCGCTCGCCGAAGAGGCAGGCCTGCCGATGACACATCTCGCGATGGCCTTCGCCATCGCCCATCCCGGCGTGACCAGCGCCATCATCGGACCACGCACGATGGACCATCTCGACGACCTGCTCGCGGGTGCCGAAGTCACGCTCACCGACGAGATCCTCGATCGGATCGACGAGATCGTGCCGCCCGGAACCGACATCGGCGTGCCCGACCTGTCCGCCTACCTGCCCCCGGCTTTGCAGAACCCGGGACTGCGACGTAGGCCCGCAACCGAACGCGCCGCCTCCTGA
- a CDS encoding SRPBCC domain-containing protein, with product MDIPELGQLTTTNDGRCRLTFERRSRRSKEKVWRAITEAEHLRGWFAQYLDYDRSQLDFSADGAELVFHPAPGSNEIPVEVGQVISCVPPSLLEYTWGTEVLRWELAEAEDGGCRLTFDNIFDDPSFAPFNAFGWHVGLDRLAAVLGGDDPAGIRLETDTPAAGDLQAQYERSFG from the coding sequence ATGGATATACCCGAGCTGGGACAGCTGACCACGACGAACGACGGGCGTTGCAGGCTCACGTTCGAACGGAGATCCCGTCGCTCCAAGGAGAAGGTCTGGCGAGCCATCACCGAGGCCGAGCACCTGCGGGGTTGGTTCGCCCAGTATCTCGACTACGACCGATCACAGCTGGACTTCTCGGCCGACGGCGCCGAGCTCGTCTTCCATCCGGCACCCGGATCGAACGAGATCCCGGTGGAGGTCGGACAGGTGATCTCCTGCGTCCCGCCATCACTGCTGGAATACACCTGGGGCACCGAGGTCCTGCGCTGGGAGCTGGCCGAGGCCGAGGACGGCGGTTGTCGGCTCACCTTCGACAACATCTTCGACGACCCGTCGTTCGCGCCGTTCAACGCCTTCGGTTGGCACGTCGGCCTCGACCGACTCGCCGCCGTGCTCGGCGGCGACGACCCGGCGGGGATCCGCCTCGAAACAGACACGCCGGCTGCAGGTGATCTGCAGGCGCAATACGAACGGTCTTTCGGCTGA
- a CDS encoding alpha/beta fold hydrolase, whose translation MQLDRSFSWHGREVAWTKTGTGPALVLCHGTPWSAALWHPFAEALAADFTVYRWDMPGYGSSSKHPDHPVDLGVQGELLADLLEHWELDSPHVIAHDYGGAVSLRAMLLHEARYSSLCLVDVVALRPWGSPFFTLVKENAHVFAQLPASVHRGALEAYIAGASHRGLREDEMHTLIAPWLDEEGQAAFYRQIAQADERFTAELEPLLDRIDIPTHIVWGADDTWIPVDRAERLRQAIPGATTKIVSGAGHLIHYDAPVALATELRSWLTSVEPAARPR comes from the coding sequence ATGCAGCTCGACCGTAGTTTCTCCTGGCATGGCCGTGAGGTCGCATGGACCAAGACGGGCACCGGACCCGCGCTGGTGCTCTGCCATGGCACACCATGGTCGGCCGCCCTCTGGCATCCGTTCGCCGAGGCCCTGGCCGCCGATTTCACCGTGTACCGCTGGGACATGCCTGGTTATGGAAGCTCGTCCAAACACCCGGACCACCCCGTGGATCTAGGAGTGCAAGGCGAGCTCCTCGCCGATCTCCTCGAACACTGGGAACTCGACTCGCCGCACGTGATCGCGCACGACTACGGCGGAGCGGTCTCGTTGCGCGCGATGCTGCTGCACGAGGCGCGATACTCCTCGTTGTGCCTGGTGGACGTCGTGGCGCTGCGCCCGTGGGGATCGCCCTTCTTCACCCTGGTCAAGGAGAATGCACACGTCTTCGCGCAGCTCCCGGCGTCGGTGCACCGGGGCGCGCTGGAGGCCTACATCGCGGGCGCCAGCCACCGGGGCCTGCGTGAGGACGAGATGCACACCCTCATCGCGCCCTGGTTGGACGAGGAAGGTCAGGCCGCGTTCTACCGGCAGATCGCGCAGGCCGACGAACGGTTCACCGCCGAACTGGAACCACTGCTGGACAGGATCGATATCCCGACGCACATCGTCTGGGGCGCCGACGACACCTGGATTCCGGTGGATCGGGCGGAACGACTGCGGCAGGCGATCCCCGGCGCCACGACCAAGATCGTGTCGGGTGCAGGTCATCTGATCCACTACGACGCCCCGGTCGCGCTGGCCACCGAGCTGCGCAGTTGGCTGACCAGTGTCGAACCTGCTGCGAGACCTCGGTAG
- a CDS encoding winged helix-turn-helix domain-containing protein, protein MRDESTEVSPDESHPGPGRRRPATDREVKALGHPLRLRILRLCGQRDLTNKQLADRLDRDPGTVLYHVRQLVEAGLLEPAPVRTGESGALEKPYRFSGHTWWLDGPLTDVEPTSRYAPIQAFQEELREAGPDSVEVYARFAFHLGQRDREELDRRIQAVLDEFVETDAQRRDQPLYNGIMILHRMPD, encoded by the coding sequence ATGCGCGATGAGTCGACCGAGGTGTCCCCGGACGAATCCCATCCCGGACCCGGTCGGCGCCGCCCCGCGACCGACCGCGAGGTGAAGGCGTTGGGCCATCCACTCCGGCTACGCATCCTGCGGCTGTGTGGGCAGCGGGACCTGACGAACAAACAGCTCGCCGACCGGCTCGACCGCGACCCCGGAACGGTGCTCTACCACGTCCGACAGCTCGTCGAGGCGGGCTTGTTGGAGCCCGCGCCCGTGCGCACCGGCGAGAGCGGCGCTCTGGAGAAGCCCTACCGTTTCAGCGGGCACACCTGGTGGCTGGATGGGCCGCTCACGGATGTCGAACCGACGTCCCGCTACGCACCCATCCAGGCATTCCAGGAAGAACTACGGGAGGCAGGCCCCGACTCGGTCGAGGTGTACGCGCGGTTCGCGTTCCATCTCGGGCAACGCGACCGCGAGGAGTTGGACCGGCGAATCCAGGCGGTTCTGGACGAGTTCGTCGAGACCGATGCCCAGCGTCGTGATCAGCCGCTCTACAACGGCATCATGATTCTGCACCGAATGCCGGACTGA
- a CDS encoding TetR/AcrR family transcriptional regulator, with translation MSNGADSTDSGTPERAPRRLRADARRNLDALLDAAKTVFGTTGVDAPAKEIADLAGVGVGTLYRHFPLRSDLVTAVFRHEVDACADAAPALTAANRPADALAKWLHRYTEFLAAKPALAPALHSGDPAFDALPGYFMRRFGPTLESLLDAAAASGEIRADVGPKELLYAVAHLCLPVTGEGIEHNQRMVALLVDGLRYGGSRETP, from the coding sequence ATGTCGAACGGAGCCGACTCCACCGACTCGGGCACACCCGAGCGCGCCCCGCGTCGATTGCGCGCCGATGCGCGACGCAACCTCGACGCCCTGCTCGACGCGGCCAAGACGGTGTTCGGCACGACAGGCGTGGACGCACCCGCGAAGGAGATCGCCGACCTGGCAGGCGTCGGAGTCGGAACTCTCTACCGGCACTTCCCACTACGCTCGGACCTGGTCACGGCCGTGTTTCGCCACGAGGTGGACGCCTGCGCCGACGCAGCACCGGCGCTGACTGCGGCGAACCGCCCGGCAGACGCACTGGCGAAGTGGCTGCACAGGTACACCGAGTTCCTCGCGGCCAAGCCCGCGCTCGCGCCCGCCCTGCACTCGGGCGACCCGGCTTTCGATGCCCTACCCGGCTACTTCATGCGGCGATTCGGTCCCACCCTCGAATCACTGCTCGATGCCGCGGCCGCCAGCGGCGAGATTCGCGCCGACGTCGGCCCGAAGGAGTTGCTGTACGCCGTCGCCCACCTGTGCCTACCCGTGACAGGCGAAGGGATCGAGCACAACCAACGCATGGTGGCGCTGCTCGTCGACGGACTTCGCTACGGAGGCAGCCGGGAGACACCGTAA
- a CDS encoding protein-tyrosine phosphatase family protein yields the protein MISSWKPGDGVLQLPSGRLIRGRGLRKPAPPGPEPTYGLYLLGHPPPQVEWEHRWLRWPDFWLPSDRDEAVEALRTAWERAETDRVEVACGGGRGRTGTALACLAVLDGVPAAEAVDYVRKHYSRHAVETPWQRRFVKQFRSTTDHPRQP from the coding sequence ATGATCTCTTCGTGGAAACCCGGCGATGGCGTGCTGCAACTGCCATCGGGCCGACTGATCCGAGGACGAGGCCTACGTAAGCCCGCTCCGCCGGGTCCCGAACCCACCTATGGCCTGTACCTGTTGGGTCACCCGCCACCGCAGGTCGAATGGGAGCACCGCTGGTTGCGGTGGCCCGACTTCTGGCTGCCGTCGGACCGCGATGAGGCGGTCGAGGCGTTGCGGACGGCGTGGGAGCGGGCCGAGACCGACCGAGTGGAGGTCGCCTGCGGGGGCGGCCGTGGCCGCACCGGAACCGCGTTGGCCTGCCTAGCCGTACTCGACGGTGTGCCGGCGGCCGAAGCGGTCGATTATGTCCGCAAGCATTATTCCCGGCACGCCGTCGAGACACCCTGGCAACGGCGTTTCGTCAAGCAGTTCCGCTCGACCACCGATCACCCGAGGCAGCCCTGA
- a CDS encoding DUF4097 family beta strand repeat-containing protein: protein MPTFATPQPILARFELVVGEARIIASDRTDTVVDVQPSDATRSADVTAAAQTRVDYTDGRLTIITPRQRGFLGKPGSIDLRVELPTGSGVRADASVVTFRSQGPLGDCEFTSDVGDIHLEQTAALQLTSHAGNVTVERVVGRCEVKAGSGSVRVDDVDGPATIKNSNGASRVGAVTGDLRVNATNGAITIDRAHRSVGAKTANGSIQVGEVASGSVVLSTAVGGIDVGIRSGTAALVDARSKLGRVDNRLDAVAGPAESDDRVEIKARTALGDIKICRA, encoded by the coding sequence ATGCCTACTTTCGCCACCCCGCAACCGATTCTCGCCCGCTTCGAACTCGTCGTCGGCGAAGCGCGGATCATCGCGAGTGACCGCACCGACACCGTCGTCGACGTGCAACCCAGCGACGCCACCCGCTCCGCCGACGTGACCGCCGCAGCACAGACCAGGGTCGACTACACCGACGGCAGACTCACGATCATCACTCCCAGACAACGTGGTTTCCTCGGCAAGCCCGGCTCGATCGACCTGCGCGTCGAGTTACCCACAGGCTCGGGCGTCCGCGCGGATGCGTCCGTGGTGACCTTCCGGAGTCAGGGACCGCTCGGCGACTGCGAGTTCACCTCGGACGTCGGCGACATCCACCTCGAACAGACGGCCGCACTGCAATTGACGAGTCACGCAGGCAACGTGACCGTGGAACGCGTGGTGGGCCGTTGCGAGGTCAAAGCAGGCTCGGGAAGCGTGCGGGTCGACGACGTCGATGGCCCGGCCACCATCAAGAACTCCAACGGCGCGTCCCGGGTCGGTGCCGTGACCGGCGATCTGCGGGTCAATGCGACCAATGGCGCCATCACCATCGATCGCGCGCACCGCAGCGTGGGTGCCAAGACCGCGAACGGCAGCATCCAGGTCGGCGAGGTCGCCAGCGGGTCGGTTGTGCTGAGCACCGCGGTCGGCGGAATCGATGTCGGAATCCGGTCGGGCACGGCAGCCCTCGTCGACGCCCGGTCCAAGCTGGGCCGGGTCGACAACCGGCTCGACGCGGTCGCCGGTCCGGCCGAATCCGATGATCGGGTCGAGATCAAGGCCCGCACCGCCTTGGGCGACATCAAGATCTGCCGCGCGTGA
- a CDS encoding TSUP family transporter has translation MAEFLFLLLAGAVAGALNAAGGGGTFVALPALVATGLSPVTANAAATVALVPGALVSAWVYRREVLPIGTTSTKALLTASVLGGGAGAALLLTLPSESFDAAVPWLLAFATIVLAFGRPLSAKLSALRQRRATAGSGSVPSAAIIGTRTILIGQFILAIYGGYFGGAVGILMLAFWSIGLGLDTATSNPMRIVQLGAVYLTATLLFLVASDVLAEPLPLAAMLVGALAGGYGGAHLVRRLPPGVLRTVVLTTAVVMTVLYFLRG, from the coding sequence GTGGCCGAGTTTCTCTTCCTGCTGCTCGCCGGTGCAGTGGCGGGCGCGCTGAACGCTGCGGGCGGCGGCGGAACCTTCGTCGCGTTGCCCGCGCTCGTGGCGACAGGCCTGTCCCCGGTCACCGCGAACGCCGCAGCGACCGTCGCGCTGGTGCCAGGAGCGCTGGTGAGCGCCTGGGTGTATCGGCGGGAGGTGCTGCCGATCGGCACGACCTCGACGAAAGCCCTGCTCACCGCCAGCGTCCTCGGCGGTGGCGCAGGCGCGGCGCTGCTGTTGACCCTGCCCTCCGAGTCGTTCGACGCCGCAGTGCCGTGGCTGCTCGCCTTCGCCACCATCGTGTTGGCCTTCGGCCGCCCGTTGTCCGCCAAACTGAGCGCGCTGCGCCAACGTCGCGCCACCGCCGGTTCCGGCTCGGTGCCCTCGGCCGCGATCATCGGCACCCGCACGATCCTGATCGGACAGTTCATCCTGGCGATCTACGGGGGATACTTCGGCGGAGCCGTAGGCATCCTGATGCTCGCCTTCTGGAGCATCGGGCTGGGCCTGGACACCGCCACCAGCAATCCGATGCGCATCGTGCAGCTGGGCGCCGTCTACCTCACCGCGACCCTCCTGTTCCTCGTCGCCTCCGACGTGCTCGCCGAACCGCTCCCACTGGCGGCCATGCTGGTAGGAGCGCTCGCAGGCGGCTATGGCGGCGCTCACCTCGTCCGTCGCCTCCCACCCGGCGTGCTCCGAACGGTCGTGTTGACGACCGCGGTGGTCATGACAGTTCTGTATTTCCTGCGTGGGTGA
- a CDS encoding epoxide hydrolase family protein, with the protein MEPFRIAVSDSALADLRRRLGQTRFARPVRQQEPTAWGVGTAPDYLRDLIEYWATDFDWRARESQLNSFPQFTADVAGETVHFVYLRAKPTPDDAQPIPVILSHGWPYSFIELLALGARLADPAAHGGQPGDAFDVVIPSLPGFGFSEPMRDEPFVPRVVAARWHTLMTEVLGYDRYATYGEDVGAPISDWLAARYPEQVLGLFATHAAFAPDERKQDLSAAEVAFTTRLAEKWKGETAYSALQASKPDTLAATLNDSPAGLAAWLVEKFRGWSGEFESSWTRDEVLTTVMLYWVTETIGSSFQPYCDHRWDTSIPEIEVPVGVAVHPGETGFPQSYAARTYRDIRVWEELPSGGHFAGKETPDLLADRMRTFFRPLRG; encoded by the coding sequence ATGGAACCCTTCCGCATCGCCGTGTCCGACAGCGCTCTCGCCGATCTCCGCCGACGGCTTGGGCAGACGCGATTCGCCCGGCCGGTGCGGCAGCAGGAACCGACGGCCTGGGGCGTGGGGACCGCGCCGGACTACCTGCGTGATCTCATCGAGTATTGGGCAACCGATTTCGACTGGCGCGCGCGGGAGAGCCAGCTGAACTCGTTTCCGCAGTTCACTGCGGACGTCGCCGGAGAAACCGTCCACTTCGTCTATCTGCGGGCCAAGCCGACGCCCGATGATGCGCAGCCGATTCCGGTGATACTCAGCCATGGGTGGCCGTATTCCTTCATCGAGCTACTTGCGTTGGGCGCCCGGCTCGCCGATCCCGCCGCGCATGGCGGGCAACCGGGCGACGCCTTCGATGTGGTGATCCCGTCCCTGCCGGGGTTCGGGTTCTCGGAGCCGATGCGGGACGAGCCGTTCGTCCCCCGGGTGGTCGCCGCTCGGTGGCACACCCTGATGACCGAGGTGCTCGGTTACGACCGTTATGCGACCTACGGCGAGGATGTCGGCGCCCCGATCAGCGATTGGCTCGCGGCGCGCTATCCCGAGCAGGTGCTCGGCCTGTTCGCCACCCACGCCGCGTTCGCCCCCGACGAGCGCAAACAAGATCTGAGTGCGGCCGAGGTCGCGTTCACCACCCGGCTCGCGGAGAAGTGGAAGGGCGAGACCGCCTACAGCGCACTACAGGCGTCGAAGCCGGACACGCTGGCCGCCACGTTGAACGACTCGCCTGCCGGGCTCGCGGCGTGGCTCGTCGAGAAGTTCCGTGGTTGGAGCGGCGAGTTCGAGAGCTCGTGGACTCGTGACGAGGTGCTCACCACGGTGATGCTCTATTGGGTCACCGAGACGATCGGCTCCTCGTTCCAGCCCTACTGCGACCACCGCTGGGACACCTCGATTCCGGAGATCGAGGTGCCGGTGGGCGTCGCGGTGCACCCGGGTGAGACCGGGTTCCCGCAGTCCTATGCGGCCAGGACCTACCGGGACATCCGGGTGTGGGAGGAACTGCCCAGCGGCGGTCACTTCGCGGGCAAGGAGACGCCGGACCTGCTCGCCGACCGGATGCGGACCTTCTTCCGACCGCTGCGCGGTTGA
- a CDS encoding MFS transporter, which yields MTADNAGHSAPATRPDAQSPPGTTTEAVPRRTEVSGSASEPSGERGKPVPAGSLGSSFWWLWTSSSLSNLADGILKIALPLVAVQLTRSPTLIAGLTVALTLPWLFFALPAGALADRLDRRRAMIGANLVRVTVLAGLVVSIVFDVGSIWVLYAIALCIGITETIYDTSAQSIMPQVVRRDQLPRANGRLYAAELTTNEFVGPPLAGVLAVAGAAVAFAAPVGLWAAAVAALLLVRGRFRVARTKQTTMRADIAEGLRFLWNRRLLRTLAVLVGMHNFAANAVFAVLVLYAVGPESALGLSAPAFGLLMTATAAGGLAGSFIAEWVERTFDRGWTLAATILCGAIQFGVLVVTTDLILIAAAFFLGGAATMIWNVLTVSLRQRIVPDHLLGRVNSGYRLLAWGTMPLGAAMGGILAQLFGLSTVFLVMTIVLLAKLIGMRGVTTSAIVAAEQQANPTEPSR from the coding sequence ATGACGGCAGACAACGCGGGGCACTCGGCTCCCGCAACGCGCCCCGATGCACAGTCGCCCCCGGGGACGACGACCGAAGCTGTTCCCCGACGGACCGAGGTCTCCGGATCGGCCTCAGAACCTTCCGGCGAGCGCGGCAAGCCCGTACCCGCAGGCTCACTGGGCTCGTCCTTCTGGTGGTTGTGGACCTCATCGAGCCTGTCGAACCTGGCCGACGGCATCCTCAAGATCGCGTTGCCGCTGGTCGCGGTCCAGTTGACCCGCTCCCCGACCTTGATCGCGGGGCTCACCGTGGCACTGACGCTGCCGTGGCTGTTCTTCGCGCTCCCGGCGGGCGCGCTGGCCGACCGGCTCGACCGACGGCGCGCGATGATCGGCGCCAATCTCGTCCGGGTCACCGTGCTGGCCGGTTTGGTGGTGTCGATCGTCTTCGATGTCGGCTCGATCTGGGTGCTCTACGCGATCGCGCTGTGCATCGGCATCACCGAGACGATCTACGACACCTCGGCGCAGTCGATCATGCCGCAGGTGGTGCGGCGTGATCAGCTGCCGCGCGCCAACGGCAGGCTGTATGCCGCCGAGCTGACGACCAACGAGTTCGTCGGCCCGCCGCTGGCGGGCGTGCTCGCCGTCGCGGGTGCGGCCGTGGCATTCGCGGCGCCGGTGGGTTTGTGGGCGGCTGCGGTGGCGGCGCTCTTACTGGTGCGCGGTCGTTTCCGCGTCGCGCGGACGAAGCAGACGACGATGCGCGCCGACATCGCGGAGGGACTGCGTTTCCTCTGGAATCGACGGCTGCTGCGCACGCTCGCCGTGCTGGTCGGCATGCACAACTTCGCCGCCAACGCCGTGTTCGCCGTCCTCGTCCTCTACGCCGTCGGTCCCGAGTCGGCCCTGGGCCTGTCCGCCCCGGCCTTCGGACTGTTGATGACCGCAACGGCCGCAGGCGGGTTGGCAGGCTCCTTCATCGCCGAGTGGGTGGAACGCACCTTCGACCGAGGCTGGACGCTCGCGGCCACCATTCTGTGTGGCGCGATCCAATTCGGGGTCCTGGTGGTGACCACCGATCTCATCCTCATCGCCGCAGCGTTCTTCCTCGGTGGTGCGGCCACCATGATCTGGAACGTGCTCACCGTGTCGCTGCGGCAGCGGATCGTCCCCGATCACCTACTCGGCCGAGTCAACAGCGGCTACCGACTTCTCGCCTGGGGAACCATGCCGCTGGGCGCGGCCATGGGCGGAATACTCGCGCAGCTCTTCGGACTCTCCACGGTGTTCCTGGTCATGACGATCGTGCTGCTGGCGAAGTTGATCGGCATGCGGGGCGTGACCACCTCGGCGATTGTCGCCGCCGAGCAGCAGGCGAATCCCACCGAACCGAGTCGGTGA
- a CDS encoding histidine kinase, translating to MELNSFVERLRLELATAAEASGEDARVLAERLMAPLDSAVRLTLLEALSTAANEITRDLAPGSVDVRLRGRDPEFVVTPAPAEAAFEAPEIDDLPAPDDGARAGSSPTDEGPAARINFRPPEHLKARIEEAAGRERLSVNAWLVRATTRTLDLDEPRRSQAGRRGPLGGHYTGWVR from the coding sequence ATGGAACTCAACTCGTTCGTCGAGCGGCTTCGCTTGGAGTTGGCCACGGCAGCGGAGGCCAGCGGCGAGGACGCCCGAGTGCTGGCCGAACGTCTCATGGCGCCGCTCGATTCCGCAGTCCGACTCACGCTGCTCGAAGCGCTGTCGACGGCGGCGAACGAGATCACCCGCGATCTGGCGCCCGGATCGGTCGACGTCCGGCTCCGGGGCAGAGATCCCGAGTTCGTCGTGACACCGGCGCCAGCCGAAGCCGCCTTCGAAGCTCCCGAGATCGACGACCTCCCCGCACCGGACGATGGGGCACGCGCGGGCTCCTCGCCCACCGACGAGGGTCCCGCAGCCCGGATCAATTTCCGACCGCCGGAACACCTCAAGGCACGCATCGAGGAGGCAGCCGGGCGGGAACGCCTCTCGGTCAACGCGTGGCTCGTCCGGGCCACCACGAGAACACTCGATCTCGACGAACCGAGGCGCTCGCAGGCCGGGCGACGCGGCCCGCTCGGCGGGCACTACACCGGTTGGGTGCGGTAA